One Cryobacterium psychrophilum DNA segment encodes these proteins:
- a CDS encoding type II 3-dehydroquinate dehydratase: MSTVLVLNGPNLGRLGSREPDVYGSANLDDLRALLTASAPDGVTIDLRQTDDEAELIHWLYEAVDNSLPVIINPAAFTHYSYALRDAAALVTTAGLELIEVHISNPHARETFRHTSVVSAIATGVIAGLGFDSYRLALDFVTRKH; this comes from the coding sequence ATGAGCACAGTTTTGGTTTTGAACGGACCCAACCTCGGTCGACTCGGCAGTCGTGAACCGGATGTCTACGGTTCCGCCAATCTCGATGACCTTCGCGCCCTGCTCACGGCGTCAGCTCCGGACGGAGTGACCATCGACCTCCGGCAGACCGACGACGAGGCCGAACTCATCCACTGGTTGTACGAGGCCGTGGATAACAGCCTCCCGGTCATCATCAATCCGGCGGCGTTCACGCACTACAGCTATGCGCTCCGCGACGCGGCCGCCCTCGTGACCACGGCCGGCCTCGAACTCATCGAGGTACACATCTCAAACCCCCACGCGCGGGAAACCTTCCGGCACACGAGCGTGGTCAGCGCGATCGCTACCGGCGTCATCGCCGGGCTCGGCTTCGATTCGTACCGCCTGGCCCTCGACTTCGTCACCCGAAAGCACTGA
- a CDS encoding ArsR/SmtB family transcription factor, protein MSACQPATTPALSAESAVDLARIFKAVADPTRLRLISMVAAHEQAEVCVCDLTAPLDLGQPTVSHHLKILVEAGILSRDKRGIWAYYKLVPGTLDSLAHQLLSL, encoded by the coding sequence GTGAGCGCATGCCAACCAGCAACGACGCCCGCGTTGAGCGCCGAGAGCGCCGTTGACCTGGCTCGGATCTTCAAGGCGGTCGCCGACCCGACCCGGCTTCGGTTGATTTCCATGGTCGCCGCGCACGAGCAGGCTGAAGTCTGCGTGTGTGACCTGACAGCGCCCCTGGACCTGGGCCAGCCCACCGTCTCCCACCACCTGAAGATCCTCGTTGAGGCGGGCATCCTGTCGCGGGACAAACGCGGGATCTGGGCCTATTACAAGCTCGTCCCTGGGACTCTTGACTCCCTCGCCCACCAGCTGCTCAGTCTGTAG
- a CDS encoding arsenate reductase ArsC, translating into MTSPTPIVLFVCIHNAGRSQMAAGYMTALSDGAVRVLSGGSEPGNQINPIAIQAMQEEGIDITGNVPQLLSTEQVQASDAVITMGCGDVCPIFPGKRYEDWELTDPAGKNLDEVRPIRDDIKRRVQALLAEILPATV; encoded by the coding sequence ATGACCTCTCCCACACCCATTGTGCTCTTCGTGTGCATTCACAACGCCGGCCGCTCGCAAATGGCCGCCGGTTACATGACGGCCCTCTCCGATGGCGCCGTCCGGGTGCTCTCGGGCGGGTCGGAGCCCGGCAACCAGATCAACCCGATCGCAATCCAGGCCATGCAGGAAGAGGGCATCGATATCACGGGCAACGTGCCCCAGCTTCTCTCCACCGAGCAGGTACAGGCCTCCGACGCCGTCATCACCATGGGTTGCGGCGACGTCTGCCCCATCTTCCCCGGCAAGCGCTACGAGGATTGGGAGCTGACCGACCCGGCCGGCAAGAACCTCGATGAGGTGCGACCCATCCGCGACGACATCAAACGGCGCGTGCAGGCGCTGCTCGCCGAGATCCTCCCGGCCACGGTCTGA
- a CDS encoding DUF2017 family protein has protein sequence MSIFGLAASGNLVGRFKPVEADLMQLAVAQLVDMLETAGDDVVVASADPVLRRMLPDAYPDDEEATAEFRRFTAGDLLAAKVFNARVVLATLRAALADTPMTPADNSPGAAARRAREPNPKPREPVTLDLDPEAVQSWLRTLNDLRLTLAQRLLISPDGALHLEDDEAPFLNELYAWVGMVQESLIYSIDI, from the coding sequence GTGAGCATCTTCGGACTCGCTGCCTCCGGCAACCTTGTCGGTCGGTTCAAGCCGGTCGAGGCCGACCTGATGCAACTCGCGGTCGCCCAGCTCGTGGACATGCTCGAGACCGCCGGTGACGACGTGGTTGTGGCATCCGCTGACCCCGTGCTGCGCCGCATGCTGCCGGATGCCTACCCTGACGACGAGGAGGCGACCGCCGAGTTTCGTCGCTTCACGGCCGGCGACCTGCTCGCGGCCAAGGTGTTCAATGCACGGGTGGTACTCGCGACCCTGCGAGCGGCCCTCGCCGATACGCCGATGACGCCGGCCGATAACTCGCCGGGCGCGGCAGCGCGGCGCGCCCGCGAGCCGAACCCTAAACCCCGCGAACCCGTCACCCTCGACCTCGACCCGGAGGCCGTGCAGTCGTGGTTGCGCACGCTCAACGACCTGCGCCTCACCCTGGCGCAACGTCTGCTGATCTCCCCCGACGGTGCCCTGCACCTCGAAGATGACGAAGCACCGTTCCTCAACGAACTCTATGCGTGGGTCGGCATGGTGCAGGAGTCACTCATTTACTCCATTGATATCTAG
- the arsB gene encoding ACR3 family arsenite efflux transporter, which yields MISPEPVSSASLSQGPPQLGLTDRYLPVWIIAAMGAGLLLAAFLPAVGDALHAFSIGSVSVPIAIGLLVMMYPVLAKVRYSDARTIAGDKRLLVSSLLLNWVLGPALMFALAWIFLPDLPEYRTGLIIVGLARCIAMVLIWNDLACGDREAAAFLVAVNSVFQVIAFGALGWFYLQVLPAWLGLPTTSADFSFWAITASVLVFLGIPLLAGYLSRRIGEARRGRTWYEATFLPKVGPFALYGLLFTIVMLFALQGRQVIDAPFDVARIALPMLVYFGVMFLLGFAVGKIAGLAYERSTTLAFTAAGNNFELAIAVAIGTFGATSGQALAGIVGPLIEVPALVALVYVALWLRPRLFPTTPASTPTPASTPTPASTPTPARQRTTP from the coding sequence ATGATTTCCCCCGAACCAGTTTCTTCGGCGTCACTGTCGCAGGGGCCGCCCCAACTCGGGCTCACCGACCGGTACCTGCCGGTCTGGATCATCGCGGCGATGGGAGCCGGCCTGCTCCTGGCCGCGTTCCTTCCGGCTGTCGGTGACGCGCTGCACGCATTCTCGATCGGCTCAGTAAGCGTCCCGATCGCGATCGGATTACTCGTCATGATGTACCCCGTGCTGGCGAAGGTGCGCTATTCGGATGCCCGGACGATCGCGGGCGACAAGCGCCTGCTCGTCTCCTCGCTGCTCCTGAACTGGGTGCTGGGTCCCGCGCTCATGTTTGCGCTGGCATGGATCTTCCTGCCCGACCTGCCCGAGTACCGCACCGGACTGATCATCGTGGGCCTCGCCCGCTGCATCGCCATGGTGCTGATCTGGAACGACCTTGCCTGCGGTGACCGGGAGGCCGCCGCGTTCCTGGTGGCGGTCAACTCCGTGTTCCAGGTCATCGCCTTCGGTGCGCTCGGCTGGTTCTACCTGCAGGTTCTCCCCGCCTGGCTGGGCCTGCCCACCACAAGCGCGGACTTCTCCTTCTGGGCCATCACCGCAAGCGTGCTCGTGTTCCTCGGCATCCCGCTCCTGGCCGGCTACCTCTCCCGGCGCATCGGTGAAGCGCGCCGCGGCCGCACCTGGTACGAGGCAACATTTCTTCCCAAGGTCGGACCGTTTGCGCTCTACGGCCTGCTGTTCACGATCGTGATGCTGTTCGCCCTGCAGGGCCGACAGGTGATCGACGCCCCGTTTGACGTCGCGCGAATTGCCTTGCCGATGCTGGTCTACTTCGGCGTGATGTTCCTGCTCGGGTTCGCCGTGGGCAAGATCGCGGGCCTGGCCTACGAGCGTTCGACCACGCTGGCCTTCACCGCCGCCGGCAACAACTTCGAACTGGCCATCGCCGTCGCGATCGGCACATTCGGTGCCACGAGCGGGCAGGCCCTGGCCGGGATCGTCGGTCCGCTCATTGAGGTGCCGGCCCTCGTGGCCCTTGTCTACGTGGCGCTCTGGTTGCGGCCCCGCCTCTTCCCCACCACTCCCGCATCCACGCCGACTCCGGCATCCACACCGACTCCGGCATCCACACCGACTCCGGCACGGCAAAGGACAACACCATGA
- the clpS gene encoding ATP-dependent Clp protease adapter ClpS produces the protein MTEPLLDVRPDTVLDRPWVTLVWNDPVNLMSYVSYVFRSYFGFTPEEAERLMLQVHHNGKSVVATGNREAMERHVEAMHGYGLWATLAKADS, from the coding sequence GTGACCGAGCCCCTACTTGACGTGCGTCCTGACACCGTGCTGGATCGGCCATGGGTGACTCTGGTCTGGAATGACCCGGTCAACCTCATGTCTTACGTGTCCTACGTGTTCCGCAGCTACTTCGGTTTCACCCCGGAGGAGGCCGAACGACTCATGTTGCAGGTGCACCACAACGGCAAGTCGGTCGTGGCAACCGGCAACCGTGAGGCCATGGAACGTCACGTCGAGGCCATGCACGGCTATGGTCTCTGGGCGACGCTCGCCAAGGCCGACTCGTGA
- the sufU gene encoding Fe-S cluster assembly sulfur transfer protein SufU, producing the protein MSDLQQLYQTIILDHYKARHGASAEPLAALDAAGSPRVAESHQLNTSCGDEVTMRVTLSPAGGETTVEDLVWRGEGCSISIASASVLNDTLRGLTVAEARTLLDTFREMLRSRGKIEPDEDVLGDAAAFSGVSRYPARVKCAMLPWVAFEAAVLEVESRA; encoded by the coding sequence GTGAGCGACCTGCAACAGCTGTACCAGACCATCATCCTCGACCACTACAAGGCGCGGCATGGTGCCTCCGCGGAACCCCTCGCGGCTCTCGACGCCGCGGGTTCGCCGCGGGTGGCCGAGTCGCACCAGCTGAATACGTCCTGCGGCGACGAGGTCACCATGCGCGTGACGCTCAGCCCGGCAGGGGGCGAGACCACTGTGGAGGACCTCGTGTGGCGAGGCGAGGGCTGCTCGATCTCCATTGCATCCGCTTCGGTACTGAACGACACACTGCGCGGCCTCACCGTGGCGGAGGCACGCACGCTGCTGGACACGTTCCGCGAAATGCTGCGGTCACGCGGCAAGATCGAGCCCGACGAGGACGTGCTCGGAGACGCGGCAGCCTTCAGCGGTGTCTCGCGCTATCCGGCGCGGGTCAAGTGCGCCATGCTGCCCTGGGTGGCCTTCGAAGCCGCCGTGCTTGAGGTTGAATCCCGCGCCTGA
- a CDS encoding SufS family cysteine desulfurase has translation MTSLVPPTMMAPTLTAAEVERIRNDFPVLAQLVNGHPLNYLDSGATSQNPISVMEAEQEYYEQRNAAVHRGAHTLAVGATEVFEAARETVASFIGAESTELVWTSNATEAINLVAYSFSNASLGLGGEAAKRFALAGGDEIVVTEMEHHANLIPWQQLALRTGATLRFIPVHDDGTLDLVAAAEIVGTHTRVLAFTHASNVTGGINPVAELVRLARRVGALVVLDACQSVPHLPVNVVELDVDFAVFSGHKMLGPTGIGALYGKAELLADMPPFLTGGSMITTVSMHEAEFLAPPQRFEAGTQRISQAIALAAAVDYLRETGMARIAGWEATLGQRLMEGLGEIPGIRVLGPGIGVERLGLASFEVVGVHAHDVGQYLDDAGIAVRVGHHCAQPLHRRLGVTASTRASTYLYTTTDEVDQFLATLREVAPFFGVTP, from the coding sequence ATGACCTCTCTTGTTCCACCGACCATGATGGCACCCACGCTTACCGCCGCCGAGGTGGAACGCATCCGCAATGACTTTCCCGTGCTGGCCCAACTCGTGAACGGACATCCGCTCAACTATCTGGATTCCGGGGCAACATCGCAGAACCCCATCAGCGTGATGGAAGCCGAGCAGGAGTACTACGAGCAGCGCAACGCCGCCGTGCACCGCGGGGCGCACACCCTCGCGGTCGGTGCGACCGAGGTGTTCGAAGCCGCCCGCGAGACGGTTGCCTCCTTCATCGGGGCGGAGAGCACCGAGCTTGTCTGGACGTCCAACGCCACCGAGGCGATCAACCTTGTGGCCTACTCGTTCTCCAATGCCTCTCTCGGACTCGGGGGAGAGGCCGCGAAACGCTTCGCGCTCGCTGGGGGTGACGAGATCGTGGTCACCGAGATGGAGCACCATGCCAACCTCATCCCCTGGCAGCAGCTCGCCCTGCGCACCGGCGCCACGCTTCGCTTCATCCCCGTTCACGACGATGGCACGCTTGACCTCGTCGCGGCCGCCGAGATCGTGGGGACGCACACACGTGTGCTCGCGTTCACGCACGCGTCCAATGTGACCGGCGGGATCAACCCCGTTGCCGAGCTGGTACGACTGGCCAGGCGCGTCGGCGCCCTCGTGGTTCTTGATGCGTGCCAGTCCGTTCCGCACCTGCCGGTGAATGTGGTCGAGCTCGATGTGGATTTTGCGGTCTTCTCCGGTCACAAAATGCTCGGGCCCACCGGTATCGGCGCGCTCTACGGCAAGGCGGAACTGCTCGCCGACATGCCGCCCTTCCTCACCGGTGGCTCCATGATCACCACGGTCAGCATGCATGAGGCTGAATTCCTGGCGCCGCCCCAGCGCTTCGAGGCGGGCACGCAACGCATTTCGCAGGCCATAGCCCTCGCTGCCGCGGTGGACTACCTGCGCGAGACCGGCATGGCCCGCATCGCTGGCTGGGAGGCCACGCTCGGGCAGCGCCTCATGGAGGGACTCGGCGAGATTCCCGGCATCCGCGTGCTGGGCCCGGGAATCGGTGTGGAACGCCTCGGACTCGCGAGCTTCGAGGTGGTCGGCGTTCACGCGCACGACGTGGGCCAGTACCTCGACGACGCGGGCATTGCCGTGCGTGTGGGACACCATTGCGCCCAGCCACTGCACCGCCGTCTGGGAGTCACCGCATCAACCCGCGCGAGCACCTATCTGTACACGACGACCGACGAGGTGGACCAGTTCCTGGCCACCCTGCGTGAGGTCGCACCTTTCTTTGGAGTCACGCCGTGA
- a CDS encoding HNH endonuclease signature motif containing protein, with protein MFTTVKSGAEMVALLLQAGELVTAALAGVQFSLLDDDDALSVMAALEAVGRRVDGGRISSAANVAFRADSGLGHDSLAWKNGCRGKFELITGVTRISSSEAKRRMRLGGTITGVSSATSGLVGQVMPVRHPAVAESLAAGELGVDAADVIVTALEQISTRVAPDDLDRAERALVASATGAITAETEGLPGAGIAFSADLIRAQAHEWAAMLDPDGAAPSDDKTAAKSTFGFGLLRDGLYPLRGGVTPDLRGVMNGVFNTFLSAHAAPAFPSAEDQARLEAGELIPGAEEAVDDRTGGEKCADILRAVFEKTARDPKTPTMGGAAPVVMVHVNARDLKNGRGVGWIDGVDAPISLRSVNQRLCAGGYRQVIIGDDGHVLHLGAKERFFSPAQRRAIAARDGGCVIPGCKIAAAWCEVHHVIPWQSHGLTDVENGVLLCWFHHHTIDTAGWDIRMINGRPHLRGPVLFDPTRTWRPAATHRANTPSSDPPWGTHDT; from the coding sequence ATGTTCACGACGGTGAAGTCCGGAGCTGAGATGGTCGCCCTGCTACTGCAGGCCGGCGAACTCGTCACGGCCGCCCTCGCCGGAGTGCAGTTCAGCCTCCTCGATGATGACGATGCACTCAGCGTGATGGCGGCGCTGGAGGCCGTGGGGCGTCGGGTGGATGGTGGCCGGATCAGCTCCGCCGCCAACGTGGCTTTTCGCGCCGACTCCGGCCTCGGTCATGACTCGCTCGCGTGGAAGAACGGATGCCGCGGCAAGTTCGAACTGATCACCGGGGTGACGCGTATCTCGAGTAGCGAGGCGAAGCGGCGGATGCGCCTCGGCGGCACCATCACCGGGGTCTCGTCCGCGACCAGCGGCCTGGTCGGGCAAGTCATGCCGGTGCGGCACCCCGCCGTCGCCGAGAGTCTGGCCGCCGGGGAACTCGGGGTGGACGCCGCCGACGTCATCGTCACCGCACTCGAGCAGATCTCGACCCGGGTCGCCCCGGACGACCTCGACCGGGCCGAACGCGCCCTGGTGGCGTCGGCGACGGGGGCGATCACCGCCGAGACCGAAGGACTCCCGGGTGCCGGGATCGCGTTCAGTGCCGACCTCATTCGGGCGCAGGCCCACGAATGGGCGGCGATGCTCGACCCTGATGGGGCGGCGCCGAGCGACGACAAGACGGCCGCGAAGAGCACGTTCGGGTTCGGGCTCCTGCGGGATGGGCTGTATCCGCTGCGCGGCGGTGTGACGCCCGACCTTCGCGGCGTGATGAACGGGGTGTTCAACACGTTCCTCAGTGCCCACGCGGCACCGGCGTTTCCGTCGGCGGAGGACCAGGCGCGCCTGGAGGCCGGGGAACTCATCCCCGGCGCCGAAGAAGCCGTCGACGACCGTACCGGCGGGGAGAAGTGCGCCGACATTCTGCGGGCGGTGTTCGAAAAGACCGCCCGTGACCCGAAGACCCCGACCATGGGCGGCGCGGCGCCCGTCGTGATGGTGCACGTGAACGCCCGCGACCTGAAGAACGGTCGCGGCGTCGGCTGGATCGACGGCGTGGACGCCCCGATCAGCCTTCGCAGCGTAAACCAGCGGCTGTGCGCGGGCGGCTACCGGCAGGTCATCATCGGCGACGACGGCCACGTACTGCACCTGGGAGCGAAGGAACGATTCTTCAGCCCCGCCCAGCGCCGCGCGATCGCCGCCCGCGACGGCGGCTGCGTCATCCCCGGCTGCAAAATCGCCGCCGCCTGGTGCGAGGTGCACCACGTGATTCCGTGGCAATCCCACGGACTGACCGACGTGGAAAACGGTGTGCTGCTGTGCTGGTTCCACCACCACACCATTGACACCGCCGGGTGGGACATTCGAATGATCAACGGGAGGCCCCACCTGCGCGGCCCCGTGCTCTTCGACCCCACCCGAACCTGGCGACCCGCCGCCACCCACCGGGCGAACACCCCGAGCAGCGATCCGCCCTGGGGCACCCACGACACATAG
- a CDS encoding YbaY family lipoprotein → MDESDDDAQTVRGTIVFPPAQRPEEPFTVIVQLEDVSRMDAPSRILAEVRLANRDFGAGRGRELPFRLPFPTELLDPAKAGPLRLNLRVHVRHTAVSHEPASRGIMTHVDVTEGDFVSTQSHPVPRGGALVRIPVQRV, encoded by the coding sequence GTGGACGAGAGCGATGACGACGCTCAGACCGTGCGTGGAACGATCGTCTTCCCGCCCGCGCAGCGCCCCGAGGAGCCGTTCACCGTCATTGTCCAGCTCGAAGATGTGTCGCGAATGGATGCCCCGAGCAGGATCCTCGCGGAGGTCCGGCTGGCCAACCGCGACTTTGGGGCAGGCAGGGGCCGCGAACTTCCGTTCCGTCTGCCGTTTCCGACCGAGTTACTCGACCCGGCGAAAGCCGGCCCGCTTCGCCTCAACCTGCGGGTGCATGTGCGTCACACGGCAGTGAGTCATGAGCCCGCCAGTCGCGGGATCATGACGCACGTCGATGTGACCGAGGGAGATTTCGTCTCGACTCAATCACACCCGGTTCCACGGGGTGGGGCGCTAGTCCGTATCCCGGTGCAGCGAGTCTGA
- the uraD gene encoding 2-oxo-4-hydroxy-4-carboxy-5-ureidoimidazoline decarboxylase produces the protein MKTVGAQELRGWLESCLAVPRWVDGVLARGPFNAPADLLLAAREEATPLSPAEIEQALSGHPRIGEAAAGDSQASQFSRGEQQSVDAHDEAVDEAVAEGNRAYEERFGRIFLIRAAGRSRTEILTELNRRLELDDAAELTNVTNELRDIALLRLARLAAQPSG, from the coding sequence ATGAAAACTGTAGGTGCTCAGGAGTTACGCGGGTGGCTGGAATCGTGCCTGGCCGTTCCGCGGTGGGTCGACGGGGTCCTGGCCCGTGGGCCATTCAATGCGCCAGCCGACCTGCTGCTGGCGGCGCGGGAGGAGGCGACCCCGCTCAGCCCGGCCGAGATCGAGCAGGCGCTGTCCGGGCACCCTCGGATCGGGGAAGCCGCCGCGGGTGACTCGCAGGCCAGTCAGTTCTCCCGTGGCGAGCAGCAATCCGTTGACGCCCACGACGAGGCGGTCGACGAGGCCGTCGCGGAAGGAAATCGGGCGTACGAAGAGCGTTTCGGTCGCATCTTTTTGATTCGAGCCGCTGGGCGCTCACGGACCGAAATTCTCACTGAACTCAATCGTCGACTTGAACTCGACGATGCCGCAGAACTGACGAACGTCACCAACGAACTGCGAGACATCGCGCTTCTTCGCCTGGCGAGGCTTGCGGCACAGCCCTCGGGTTGA
- the legP gene encoding Dot/Icm T4SS effector Zinc-dependent metalloprotease LegP has protein sequence MNENESDDGLGVFTSEGEFQAEQTTGTAVISGVNLAPTEVTYHEVDGLAVFEGDIVLGTVAEMQQTKDAQGLSADEHARAVIIPGARFRWPNSQVPFQINAALPNQQRVRDAIAHWEARTPIRFPERTPANAAQFPNFVEFSDAGGCWSRLGMQGNGRQTISLGSDCTTGNAIHEIGHTVGLWHEQSREDRDTFVTINRQNISPGMESQFDQHIVDGDDVGAYDYGSIMHYPRTAFSKNGLETITPVQAGVQIGQRTALSAGDIAAVDFMYPSTPRASSGPVVSWGPNRIDAFVLGTNRAVFHKWWNGANWGPSVTGYENMGGIAESVPQAVAWAPNRLDLFVTGTDSALYHKWWNGSAWGPSATGYEYMGGVCLGDPRIVSWGPNRLDVFVVGSDRGLYHKWFNGAWGPSVTGYEAMGGGIIGQPEVASWGPNRLDVFVIGTDRALYHKWWNGAAWGPSLTGYERLGGVCMSSPRVVSWGPDRLDVFVTGTDGALYHKWWNGSAWGPSINDFERMGGVCVGEPEVVAWGPNRLDVFVIGTDSALHHKWWNGSAWGPSLTGYENMGGIATSQPRVVSWAPNRLDVFLTGTNSALFHKWFNGSAWGPSLTGYESLGGVITAFDEPEQKTGSDSLHRDTD, from the coding sequence ATGAACGAAAATGAGTCCGACGATGGCCTCGGAGTCTTCACGAGTGAGGGCGAGTTCCAAGCCGAACAGACCACAGGAACCGCCGTTATTTCCGGCGTGAACCTGGCCCCGACGGAGGTGACGTACCACGAGGTTGACGGACTGGCAGTCTTCGAGGGTGACATTGTGCTCGGCACTGTGGCCGAGATGCAACAGACCAAGGATGCCCAGGGACTCTCGGCCGACGAGCATGCCCGCGCCGTCATCATCCCCGGCGCCCGGTTCCGTTGGCCGAATTCCCAGGTCCCGTTCCAGATCAACGCTGCTCTACCCAACCAACAGCGAGTACGGGACGCGATCGCGCACTGGGAAGCACGTACGCCGATCAGGTTCCCCGAGCGCACGCCGGCCAATGCCGCTCAATTCCCGAACTTTGTCGAGTTCTCTGATGCCGGCGGATGCTGGTCACGACTCGGCATGCAGGGTAACGGCAGGCAAACCATCAGTCTCGGCAGCGACTGCACGACCGGCAATGCAATCCACGAAATCGGCCACACGGTGGGGTTGTGGCATGAGCAGAGTCGTGAGGACCGTGACACCTTCGTCACGATCAACCGGCAGAACATCTCTCCCGGGATGGAAAGCCAGTTTGACCAGCACATTGTTGATGGTGATGATGTGGGGGCCTACGACTACGGCTCGATCATGCACTATCCACGCACAGCCTTTTCGAAGAACGGGCTTGAGACGATTACCCCGGTGCAGGCGGGGGTCCAGATAGGCCAGCGCACCGCGCTTTCGGCCGGCGATATTGCGGCGGTCGACTTCATGTACCCGTCGACGCCACGCGCGAGTTCGGGGCCGGTCGTGTCGTGGGGGCCAAACCGGATCGACGCGTTCGTGCTTGGCACCAACCGCGCCGTGTTCCACAAATGGTGGAACGGCGCGAATTGGGGGCCATCGGTGACGGGCTACGAGAACATGGGCGGCATCGCCGAAAGCGTACCCCAGGCGGTCGCGTGGGCACCGAACCGGCTCGACCTGTTCGTGACCGGCACCGACAGTGCGCTCTACCACAAGTGGTGGAATGGCTCGGCGTGGGGGCCCTCGGCCACCGGCTATGAATACATGGGCGGGGTCTGCCTCGGCGACCCACGGATCGTCTCGTGGGGGCCGAACCGGCTCGATGTCTTCGTTGTTGGCAGCGACCGTGGGCTCTACCACAAGTGGTTCAACGGGGCGTGGGGTCCGTCAGTAACGGGCTACGAGGCCATGGGCGGCGGTATCATCGGCCAACCCGAGGTCGCCTCCTGGGGCCCGAATCGGCTCGACGTATTCGTGATCGGCACCGACCGGGCGCTGTACCACAAGTGGTGGAACGGTGCCGCGTGGGGTCCCTCGCTGACGGGCTACGAACGGCTCGGCGGAGTCTGCATGTCATCGCCACGGGTTGTCTCGTGGGGGCCGGACCGGCTGGACGTGTTCGTTACTGGCACCGACGGCGCGCTCTATCACAAGTGGTGGAACGGCTCGGCGTGGGGCCCGTCGATCAATGACTTCGAACGGATGGGCGGGGTCTGTGTCGGCGAACCGGAGGTCGTCGCCTGGGGTCCAAACCGGCTCGACGTGTTCGTGATCGGCACGGACAGCGCGCTCCACCACAAGTGGTGGAACGGCTCGGCGTGGGGCCCGTCGCTGACCGGGTACGAGAACATGGGCGGCATTGCGACCTCGCAACCGCGAGTGGTCTCCTGGGCGCCGAACCGGCTCGACGTGTTCCTGACGGGCACGAACAGTGCACTGTTCCACAAGTGGTTCAATGGCTCGGCGTGGGGCCCGTCGCTGACCGGTTACGAGAGTCTCGGCGGGGTGATCACTGCGTTCGACGAGCCTGAACAGAAGACCGGATCAGACTCGCTGCACCGGGATACGGACTAG